TGCCCTTGACGGAACTTTGGCAAGGCTTACGGAAAAAACCTCGAGGTTTGGGGCATTTTTGGACTCAACCTTCGATAGGATAAGTGACGGGGCGGTACTGTTTGGAGTTGCATATGGGGGGCTGGTAAAATGGGAGATTGCGGTTATTGCACTTATGGGCTCTTATCTGGTTAGTTACGAGAGATGCAGGGCGGAACTTGCTGGAAGTGATACCCTCGCGATTGGAATAGCTGAGAGGGCAGAGAGGCTCCTCATAATAATTGTGACGGCCCTTTTCAACAGGGTCGATATTGGTGTTTATGCCGTTGCAGTTTTAGCATGGATAACTGCATTCCAAAGATTGTGGGAAGCGAAGAAAAGATTAAGTTGAGATGAAAAGCTAAAACGGGATGATGAAAATTTCGCTAGCGGAGGTATGAAGAACCCTGCCGTTACTGACCGTTTAGCTCTTCAATTATTACCACTATCTCTCTAAGGTCGCTTATAACAAATTCGCACTCTTTCCACAGCTCTTTTTTGTTTCCCATCTTATCAAGCAGAACACTAACCATGTCAACCTGCCTGGCACCAACACAGTCCTTAATCGGGTTGTCCCCAACGTATATT
The Thermococcus sp. 2319x1 DNA segment above includes these coding regions:
- the pgsA gene encoding archaetidylinositol phosphate synthase, with translation MLNKYRSNVKGYLEAITKPLAKAGIPPNQLTFVGLLISLLGAYFFAQGSQRIAALVLLFGSLVDALDGTLARLTEKTSRFGAFLDSTFDRISDGAVLFGVAYGGLVKWEIAVIALMGSYLVSYERCRAELAGSDTLAIGIAERAERLLIIIVTALFNRVDIGVYAVAVLAWITAFQRLWEAKKRLS